In Mariluticola halotolerans, one DNA window encodes the following:
- a CDS encoding ABC transporter permease — MSVELMIAIFITLVGASTPILLAALGELVVEKSGVLNLGVEGMMLTGAVVGFAVTYNTGSPWLGILAAGFAGAAASLIFGFLTLSLSSNQVATGLALTIFGTGFSALFGQPYTGKPLQLFKSIFPVELATHPFLKVIFGYSPLVYFSLFMVFAVWWFLQKTRAGLILRAVGESDLSAHSIGYSVIGVRYAAVAFGGAMAGIGGVCFPLLLTPQWVERLTSGRGWIALALVVFAAWRPFRLLAGAYLFGLIATMELYAKAAGGPFRIIPSEVWASLPYLATILVLVLISLRRDGSASAPACLGRPFVPSN; from the coding sequence ATCACGCTGGTGGGCGCATCGACGCCAATCCTTTTAGCGGCGCTGGGTGAGCTGGTGGTGGAGAAAAGCGGTGTTTTGAACCTCGGTGTCGAGGGGATGATGCTGACCGGCGCGGTGGTGGGCTTTGCCGTCACCTATAATACGGGCAGTCCGTGGCTGGGGATTTTGGCGGCCGGGTTTGCGGGTGCTGCCGCATCGCTGATTTTCGGATTTTTGACGCTTTCGCTGTCGTCCAACCAGGTGGCAACCGGGCTGGCGCTGACGATCTTCGGCACTGGGTTTTCCGCCCTGTTCGGCCAGCCCTATACCGGCAAGCCGCTGCAATTGTTCAAGTCGATTTTTCCCGTCGAACTGGCGACGCATCCGTTTCTCAAGGTGATTTTCGGCTATTCGCCGCTGGTCTATTTCTCGCTGTTCATGGTGTTTGCGGTGTGGTGGTTTTTGCAAAAAACCCGGGCCGGCCTGATTTTGCGCGCGGTGGGGGAGAGTGATCTTTCGGCCCATTCCATCGGCTATTCGGTGATCGGCGTGCGCTATGCGGCGGTGGCCTTTGGCGGCGCGATGGCGGGGATTGGCGGGGTGTGTTTTCCGCTGCTTTTGACACCGCAATGGGTGGAGCGGCTGACCTCCGGGCGGGGCTGGATTGCGCTGGCGCTGGTGGTGTTTGCCGCCTGGCGGCCCTTCCGCCTGCTGGCAGGGGCGTATCTCTTCGGCCTGATCGCCACGATGGAGCTTTACGCCAAGGCGGCGGGCGGCCCGTTCCGCATTATTCCTTCCGAGGTTTGGGCCAGTTTGCCCTATCTCGCCACTATTCTAGTGCTTGTCCTTATCTCGCTGCGGCGAGACGGCAGCGCCAGTGCTCCGGCCTGCCTCGGCAGACCCTTCGTTCCAAGCAACTAA